From the genome of Henningerozyma blattae CBS 6284 chromosome 8, complete genome:
ttaggaTTACCATCTGTTACACGGGATTCCAAATCAAATTGAACTAAATCACTTACCGATGGTGAGGCAGATAATTTGGAAGGAACGTCAAAGCTTATTGGactatcattttcttcatcgtcatcttcatcatcctCTTCAATGATATTTTGTTCTTCTTGAATTAAAGTTGTATtctcatcatcattttcatattcaCTGTCAAAATctgaattaatattttcgtAATTTGTTTGAGGAGTGTCTGTCAATATGGATGAGATCGAAGAATATGGCGAGTGCACGAATcttgtattatttgataaggtaaaatgatttgaatttaaaatagttGGAGAAGTATGAGTAGTATTCATTGAGAAAGACCTAATCCTCACAGATTTGTCCTTATTCGAAGttatgatattattttggaaTGATAAGATTGAAGATGATTCTCTTTTCAATTTGGGATTATCACCTAGTTCATTATCATCGTCTGAAGAAATAGCACAATTGTTATTGTATGAAGGATCTGGTGATTTTTGTGGGAAATAATAAGCAGGCGGTGAAGGAGAGGTAGCAGGAGATTCTATTGAgtgaatatttttaattggtgGATGgttatgatgatgatgctgtgaatttttctttaataatgttaGATTGTTTAATGACTCCTTTGATAAATACGAAGCAATGGGTCTATCTGATAAAATCGTTAATAATGCTTTAATCCCTGTTTTGTTGGTTATGATTAATATGGTGTCTAAATTGGAATctaaattttcatcattgGAATATGCAAATTTcgaatttaattgattataGTAATTCTTAAAGGGTGAACTTTCTGAATTAGAAATTGTGATAGGATCAATCTctttaaattgaattatatttaaaatcgaatcatttctaataaatgTCTTGAACCATTTATGTGATGTTGGTGTCACTTGAactttaaaagataaattaatgtgcttatttttagaaatttgtaatttattaaaagtgGATTCTATTAAATAACGTATTGTCTCTACGTATCTTAACGAACCTGAAGATATAATGTTGACAAATACATTAACATATTTACTTGCCGAGTTGTTTATTCTCGAccaaaattctttattgttattggtAAACGATTCAAAAATACTCTGtttcatattattaatcttaaattttctattaaaatttgataacTTTATATTACCGACTTGGTCATTATAAAAGTCAATAGAAGGTATATCGATATGAACATTAATAGTAAACTGCTTCAATTCAGACAGAAGTTCAAAACTTTCgttttgtaattgtttCGTATTCGGTACTTCTGAATAACATAATAGAAATAAGGAATCATGTGTGGTAATAGACACTTTCGGTCTATTTTGAGGCATGATcaatatgaaataaaaatgctATACTACCTTGCTACAACACTCTATTCTCCTGTCAACACTACTCTATTCCTATCTTATAATCTATCAACAATAGAGTCActagatttattataaatgaTGGGGAAATGCTTGGTGCTCTAATATCTTAAGTTCTCGAGCTATACAAACAATGTTTTAGGGCAAAATAGTAAACTGAGATGGCAGAAGATTATGATAGTGTCAACTTGGGCTGATCAAGGCTCTGGTATTCTTATATGCCATGACTCAGCCTAGATAAGGTACAGCTGCCAATCCCATCACCTTCTTGTTTCTTATAGTACGATGATCACCTTACTCATCTCGTTTAGTTGGACCAAAAATTCAAAGCCGAAACTcagatttgaaaattgaaaattgacAAAAATGAAAAGGTACCATGTGACCAACCGGGTAACAGATAGTTTGAAATTTTCCTCGAATTGCAAAATCAAGAAGTTAAagttaatattaaagagGGTAAACATGTTTTATAGGTGAAGTTTAGTGATGGTTATGCTGCTTTGCAATATCATAAATAATAGGACGTAAGCCAATTGTACTCTACTGGAAATTGCttgtaaaaaataaataaggGACAGTAAGGTATAAAACACAAGCAtagaaaacaaatataGGATAAAACAGATAAACATatacaattatatattatggTTACTAGTAAAGAAGAATGCCTCAGGGATAAGCAAGTGGCTTCGATCCTTCGAATgctatttttaaatgatatcTCCTTGGACACCCGTGATGTCGATGCTACTTTCAATTCGACTAATGAACTGAATTGGAAGGTTTTGGTTATGGATGCTAAGTCTACATCTGTTGTTTCATCTGTATTGAGAGTTAAAGATTTGCTGAAAGCAGGGGTTACTGTACATACATTAATTGAACAAGAAAGAGCCTCTTTACCAGATGTTCCTGCTGTGTATTTCATCTCCCCTACCAAGGAAAATTTGGACCGTGTCataaatgatttgaaaaatgattactatttagaatattacattaatttcaattcttcattacCAAGACAACTATTGGAATATTTTGCCAAGAATGTTGCCCAACTAAATAAATCAGATAAGATTAAACAATTGTATGATCAATATCTGGATTTTTTGGTTACTGAAAAggaattattttctttacaATTACCTTTAACTTATTCCAAATTAAACAATCCTCAATCTaatgaagatattattactcAGTTATGTGAAAATATAGCCACAGgtttattcaatattattattacgaCTAATATCATTCCTATCATTCGAGCCCCAGTCGGAGGTCCTGCAGAAATGGTTGCAGGTAAGTTAGGGTCTAAATTAAGAGATTATATGATTAATATGAGATCatccaataataatgcttCAAATGGCAAATCTACTTCAACTGGCACACCAAATCAAGGCGCAGACACGTTAGAAAAATCAGTATTGATTTTATTGGATagaaatattgattttacTTCCATGTTTAATCATTCTTGGATTTATCAATGTATGgtatttgatatatttaaattacaaaaaaacattattaCAATCCCCATAAAACAAGATGATTCTAATAAGTCagatacaaataataattcattagtAGGCAATTCTTCAACAAGATCTTATGATTTAGAGCCCactgattttttttggaatgAAAATTCCCACTTACCTTTCCCAGAAGCTGCTGAAAATGTGGAAAATTCATTGGCTGATTATAAGGAGAAAGTAAATCAAATAACTAAAAAGACGGGtgtttctaatattaatgatatagCTACAAATTTTGATCAAAAAGATGCAATGGAAACTGCTCAATTCCAGGAAGTGATTAAAACTTTACCAGTCCTAACAAATAGAAAATCCATAATTGATATGCATATGAATATCTTTGCTGCTTTGTTATCAGAATTGgaagagaaaaaattggATACTTTTTTCGAAATTGAACAACAAGATCCAGATAATAACAAGACAAGAACCGAATTCTTGGATATGCTAAATGACAATAAAaccaataattttgatgaCAAAATGAGATCGTTTATAGTATTGTATTTATTGTCTAAAAATGGACTTCCAAAggattttataaataaagtGGAAACATACTTTAAAGATAATCAATATGATATTACTccattgaaatatatttataaattgcATGAAATGACCCAATTATCTTCTATGTctcttcaaaataaaactttaaCGACCAGtactaattcaaattcaaataacaCTAATACACCAGGGACTTCAATTCAATCTTCATCTCTATCAGggttatataatttaacaGAAGGTAGAGTAGGCTCTTTATTATCAGGTTTGAAAAAACTTTTACCTGAAAAGAAAACCATTCCAATTACAAATGTCGTAGAAGCTATAATGGATCCTTTGAATAGTTCTCAAAAGAATTTGGAAACCACCGATAATTATCTATACATTGATCCTCATAATACAAGAGGTTCTCATACAAAGAAGCCAAAAAGACAAACATACAATAACTCCATTGTATTTGTCATAGGAGGTGGTAATTACTTTGAATACCAAAATCTTCAAGAATGGGCACACGCTGAAATTCATAATACAAAAACTGTCATGTATGGTTCTACTGATATCATTTCTCCAAATGATTTCTTGCACGAAATTGCTGCCTTAGGCTCCAATTGATTTGGTCCGTTACAGCTACCAACTAAATACTCTAATTTACAATTCTATATACCTCTGGTTCATAATAcattataaatatcatccctaatttattttgattctatattttttcagctttttctgtttttttcacaggtttaaaatatatatgtaattatttcttaatttagATAGAAATCCGCCATTATTTGTCGCCCTAAACGGCGTCAATCGCATTTCCTGAACAGGAATTTTCGCAAACAAATTAGAAATGGCTTGCGATGAGTCTGTggaaatttatttagacTATAGGGTCAAAATCAATGATActtaaaacaattaaacaatatatatatatatatatcagATATACAAATAGTAAAGGTAgcataaataaaataaagaacGAGTATGACATCAgcatcaaataatacacCGGAGAAAAAACATGCATTACCGTTAACTCCTCCCAGCACTgcagaaaaattaaaacaaactgataaaaatttatctcAAATTAATGATTCTTTTTATACCAGGAGAAAGTTACTACCAACATTACTAGAGGATAATAACAATGAAGATAAATCAACAACTATAATACCATCGAAGAGGAAAATTGTAAGAAAACCAAGGCTAAAATATAGGCCAATTAACAATACAGTTTTAGAGATCGATACCGATATACTGTCATTTGTTAAACCATCTCAAAAGAATGAATTagattttttgaaatattcatttaagTATTGTAAAAACATGATAGTAGTAACGGGTGCAGGCATATCTGTTGCTTCAGGGATTCCAGATTTCAGATCAAGTGAGGGTATATTCAAAACAATCTCTACAAACGGTAAAGACTTATttgattataattttgtttattcaaatgatgctaatattttgaaatttaataaaatgcTTAATTCATTACACCAATTATCGAACAAGAGTAAGCCTTctaaatttcattattttttaaatgatttgtCTTCGATGgggaaattaaaaagattatATACTCAAAATATCGATTGTTTAGATACGAATTTAGATCATTTAAACACTTCATTTCCcttatcaattaaaaattgtcCTAAGACAATCCAGCTGCATGGTTCATTGAATGATGtcatttgtaataaatGTGACTATAAAATAGCTTATAATCCCTGCCTATTCCCTCAAATCATTGAAGAAGCTAATGCTCTGGTTCCAGAATGCCCACAATGTCaagaatatgaaaatgTTAGAGTTGTTGCCGGTATACGATCTAAGGGGATAGGTAAGCTTCGCCCAAGAGTTATTTTATACAATGAATTCCATCCAGAAGGTGATATAATTGGATCAATTACATCTTTAGACCTAAAATCGAGATTGGATTGTTTAGTTATTGTGGGAACGAGTATGAAAATCCCAGGGGTTAAATCTATGTGTAAAGAATTTGCTAAAAGAGTACGGAAATCAAAAGGTTACATactttttataaataaagaaatgcCTTCAAAGCAAATTTTAGATTACATTGGGGGAGTAGACCTTATTGTCCTAGGGGATTGTCAGATTTTACCCGACTTACTGGCGGACCAGTTATCTTAAGTATATCTGTAATATTTGTCCCCTTAATTTCCTATAATTACATTAAAATAcattcatatatattttattaaatattataatcgATTATATTCTATTAGTACTAATTtacattaaatttaaactaCAAACTCTATCTGGGAAATCtgattctttttttaaaaatagcTCAAGACAAAATGACTACAGTTCTTCGATATCAATTTGATCGTTTGGTTCTTTAGCTTCTTGGCTTTCCCCCCATTGTGTCACATCGTCGATATATGATATTATGGTAGCGACACTTTCTGGATTCTTAGACTCTAATGGTAAATATTGAATCATCCCAAAATCATCAACAAGATGAGCAATAGCATTATTTAAACGATAAAATTTTGgattcatatttttattactttcACTAATTAATAGCATAGGATCTGGATTCAAAAACTTCTTTAATTTCCTTCTAGAGTAATCATCTTTGACTAAATCCATTTTACTTAAGATATTGATGTGTGGTAATTCTAATAGAATCATAGCTGACATAGCAGCTAAGGAGCCactgaaaaatttggaattatcAACAATGAAGGTAGATTCCATTAAATATGTAGCACATAAGCTGAAGTTTAAGTGTTGCTGTAAATGGCGCACTATGTTAGGTAAAATTGGGATATGTGTGTATAATTCAATTTGGCCGGGGCAatcaaaaatcaaatattcatcattataatcaccaatttcttcatctagCCAATCcagatttttcattaaatattcaaaacaGTATACTAATGCACCATTTGGTCCTAGATCTAATTCTTCCATCACATCTTccaatgaaattaaatccCGAATGTCTACAGtaaattcatatttattcGGTTCAGCAGCAGGATCTAAATTTACAATATGAGCTCTTCTACCAATTGTTTGCATGTGTGAAATGATAGAATTACAAAAGGTACTTTTACCAGCCCCTGCTGGTCCCATTACTAAAACACCTACACGGgacatttttctttatagtaacaaatttaaataattgattgtCTCTCTAAACCTTAGACACTACTATGGCTAATGTAGtgataaattatcttttttgaCAGGGTATAGATCcgtaaataatttatttatttatttggatgcaaaattgatttttaatCAATTGTATTCAAGTATGCTTGTACTATACTTATTAATCAGAAAAAATCCGATGCTCATTGAATTTTTACCCGaacaaatgataatatatggaaaaatatttagaaaaaggATTATTCTAAAGACAGTAATTATCCTCATATTAGCAGGGGCTGCttatatttagaatttatatattatattaatagattgatttctaaaataaataaggTGTCTATGTTtgagaataataaatatgtatgtaaagaaaaaaatctaCTATGCAAAAAAATGGAAGAAAGTGtagaatgaaaaaaaattcaagaattaaaagGTTCAGTCTAACATTGGACCCTCTAGTATCGACACCAGATATGGATAGCTGTAAGAATCTTCCTCCATTATACTAGATGACATTGTAACGTGTGATTCATCTGATTCATGTTCACGGATAGAACTTAACGCAATATATTGAGACAATGGTATATAATTCATTTGAAAATCCCACAAAAAACTTAATGTTATTAGTGGAATGGGGAATAGCCACGATGAGAGAACCCAGCCACCTTCAAACCCAGCTAATGTACCTGCCATTGTAAGTTGGAAGAGTAGTAACCCTAAAATAACCCTACGATAAATTAAAGGCCATACTTTACCGGTTGAGTGTGGTAAATGATCTGTAGCAAATACTAATTGGTATTTGTATACGTAGAAACCAATAACAAAGTATGCAAATGATGATAACAATAACTTCGTGCTCATGACACTATAGATTAATGTgataatcaaaatcaaaattggTTGTGGTAGTTGTAAACCAAAGTTGAAGATTGGTGGGTTATAAAGTTCTTTTCGTTGTCTTGGAGTTTTAGCGGTGATTTTTACTAATGGGAATCCAATCAAACTTCCAACCagtaataatttgaagGGAAACATACCAATGCCTTgcaaaataatcaaatcaaCATAAAATAAGGAAAATTCTTTTACTGATGTAGCTAATTGATATGCAATTTTAGTAGTGTCACTTAAATAACCCCAATAATTAGAAGCAGTACCAGCTAACGTAAACACTAAGAACAAATTCACAAATATGtagaagaaattttttgatactAAAGAGGTCTCTTCTTCGCTATATGAAACTAAGCCTTGATAAGAAGTCAAAAGTTCATAGAAATAAGGGATACCAAAATTCAGAATTGTAAACAAATATGTGGGTAGTAAACCAGTTACTATATTTTCTGCccatttattttctttcaagAATTTACCTAAATCTGGccaaaatttggaaatagTCTTCATATTTAACAGTGTAGCTAAGTAAGACACAGGAATAATCAAGAATAAGCTTGAAATACCGATAAAAATGGTGACCAAATAGCCTTTTGTCAACCGCTCTTTT
Proteins encoded in this window:
- the SLY1 gene encoding syntaxin-binding protein (similar to Saccharomyces cerevisiae SLY1 (YDR189W); ancestral locus Anc_8.394), with product MVTSKEECLRDKQVASILRMLFLNDISLDTRDVDATFNSTNELNWKVLVMDAKSTSVVSSVLRVKDLLKAGVTVHTLIEQERASLPDVPAVYFISPTKENLDRVINDLKNDYYLEYYINFNSSLPRQLLEYFAKNVAQLNKSDKIKQLYDQYLDFLVTEKELFSLQLPLTYSKLNNPQSNEDIITQLCENIATGLFNIIITTNIIPIIRAPVGGPAEMVAGKLGSKLRDYMINMRSSNNNASNGKSTSTGTPNQGADTLEKSVLILLDRNIDFTSMFNHSWIYQCMVFDIFKLQKNIITIPIKQDDSNKSDTNNNSLVGNSSTRSYDLEPTDFFWNENSHLPFPEAAENVENSLADYKEKVNQITKKTGVSNINDIATNFDQKDAMETAQFQEVIKTLPVLTNRKSIIDMHMNIFAALLSELEEKKLDTFFEIEQQDPDNNKTRTEFLDMLNDNKTNNFDDKMRSFIVLYLLSKNGLPKDFINKVETYFKDNQYDITPLKYIYKLHEMTQLSSMSLQNKTLTTSTNSNSNNTNTPGTSIQSSSLSGLYNLTEGRVGSLLSGLKKLLPEKKTIPITNVVEAIMDPLNSSQKNLETTDNYLYIDPHNTRGSHTKKPKRQTYNNSIVFVIGGGNYFEYQNLQEWAHAEIHNTKTVMYGSTDIISPNDFLHEIAALGSN
- the HST4 gene encoding NAD-dependent histone deacetylase HST4 (similar to Saccharomyces cerevisiae HST4 (YDR191W); ancestral locus Anc_8.396), which gives rise to MTSASNNTPEKKHALPLTPPSTAEKLKQTDKNLSQINDSFYTRRKLLPTLLEDNNNEDKSTTIIPSKRKIVRKPRLKYRPINNTVLEIDTDILSFVKPSQKNELDFLKYSFKYCKNMIVVTGAGISVASGIPDFRSSEGIFKTISTNGKDLFDYNFVYSNDANILKFNKMLNSLHQLSNKSKPSKFHYFLNDLSSMGKLKRLYTQNIDCLDTNLDHLNTSFPLSIKNCPKTIQLHGSLNDVICNKCDYKIAYNPCLFPQIIEEANALVPECPQCQEYENVRVVAGIRSKGIGKLRPRVILYNEFHPEGDIIGSITSLDLKSRLDCLVIVGTSMKIPGVKSMCKEFAKRVRKSKGYILFINKEMPSKQILDYIGGVDLIVLGDCQILPDLLADQLS
- the GPN3 gene encoding putative signal sequence-binding GTPase GPN3 (similar to Saccharomyces cerevisiae YLR243W; ancestral locus Anc_8.397), which encodes MSRVGVLVMGPAGAGKSTFCNSIISHMQTIGRRAHIVNLDPAAEPNKYEFTVDIRDLISLEDVMEELDLGPNGALVYCFEYLMKNLDWLDEEIGDYNDEYLIFDCPGQIELYTHIPILPNIVRHLQQHLNFSLCATYLMESTFIVDNSKFFSGSLAAMSAMILLELPHINILSKMDLVKDDYSRRKLKKFLNPDPMLLISESNKNMNPKFYRLNNAIAHLVDDFGMIQYLPLESKNPESVATIISYIDDVTQWGESQEAKEPNDQIDIEEL